GAACCGCCGTCCAGGCGCCGGAGTAAGCCATCATGCCGTTAAGAATCAGCAGGTGCTCCCCGATTGCGCCAAACACACTGAAAATCATGATTTCAATTGAAATGTACTCGTGGTCCGGCCTGTCCGGCAGGTGAAGCGCCCAGGCAGAGCCGCCAATCAGCGCCAGCGCCATTATCTCGATTGGAACTGCCAGGACTGTAAAAACGCTGTTGGGGCTTGACCAAAGCCCCGCGTAAAATCCCAGGTTCTGCAGGATAAAATCAAGAGCCATCAGGAAAAACCCCAGCGTAAGAGCCGGCTTGAGTATTCTGCGCTTTTCCGGCTGCATCAGCTCATAGATAAGCCAGAGCGTAGCAATAACCAGAAGTGTCGTATAGGTTACGTAACCCGCATCGGGAGTGAGAATCCTGAAAAAATACGCAATTGCCGCAAACAAAGCAACCTTGCAGTATATCGCCCGCACTTCGGCGCTCTTCATAACTACATTCCCCTGAGAACTATATATTTAGTCCCCCCATCGGAAGTGCTGTAGGTATTTACAAGGCAGCGCCCCCGGCAAAACCCTTCAGAAGCAACATTTCCGGGGCAAAAATGCCTCTCTTTTCCTGTCACGCTCAGGGGGCCCGACTCAAGCAAAAAATCCCCCACGTCAATCTCAACGCTTGCGTCAGACTCCATCAGGGAGAGCCGTTCGATATAAGAGCATATCCTTTCTGCCCGAACCTCTTCAAGCGCCGCCGCTTTTTCGCCCATGGCGCTGGTTGTAAACGTGTAAAGCATCGCCGAAAAGGCAATCCCGACAGAGAAGAGAAGAATGTAGGTGACAGCAGGGTAAATGCCTTTTCCCATAATTAAGGAACCTTTGGATTAACTAGCACTTTTCAAGAATCTCCTTTACCTTCGGCCAGCTTGCCAGGGTCCACCTCTCCACATCATTTGCCGGGTTTGACAGGATCTTTTCTGCCTCCTCAAGCGAGTAAAACCTCCCTTCAGCCATATCCTCCAGGGGGCTGACTTCTCCGTCAGTATCAGCAAGCGCCACAACCCCAAAATGAACCGCCTCGACCAGGTCATTGAAATTGATAAAGCCGATAATCCTGGGATTTGGGTAGGCCTCCATTTTGACCTCCTCTTTCAGCTCCCTCATCATAGCGCTAAGCAGGGGATTTTCGGAAAGTTCCTCGGTGCTCTTATCTATGTGCCCCCCGACGCCGCCGGAATACTTGTCAAAAAGCCGCCCTTCGCCGCCCGTCCTGGAGCGCACATACAGGAAAACCTCCTTTCTGCCCAAGCTTACAACCCACACATAAGGAATCGGCTGCTGCCAGGAATCGTCAGTTTCAAGCTCTTTTGTGCGCGTCCTGTACTCAAATTTTCCAAGGATTTCGGGGCAGAAATCGTGGCTTTCTATCGGCAAAAAACCCTCAAAAGCCATGCCACCAAGCAGCTTATCCCTGCTCACGACGAGGATTTCATCACCCATTGCCATAAGCTAAGTCGACTTAAAGAAATAAGGGCGCGCCAACCGCCAAGGCAAAGCTAGAACTGTTAAGCTTATATAAGGCATAGTAGAGATATATTATTATTGAATTATGATGGCAGTTCCCAGAGTAACGGAAGGTATATTGTTTATGTCCGGATGGGGCTTAGCTCCTGAAGATTTGCGGGGACAAGCAGTCAGCTATGGAGAATTAGTCAGATTATATCCAGAAAATGAACCCTTTTCTGGGCTCCAGACTCTTGAAGATGAGAAGGATTACCGGTACTATGGCATAACCGAAAAAAGAGGCAAACGCACGATTAGACACCCTTTAGCATACGAATGCAAAAAGTGTGATGAGATTCGCTGGGGACCTCCCTATGTTAAGGACTTTAACAATATGCGTGCTCTTTCGGGGGGAAGAGGATATGTGATATATTGCAGGGAAGAATTGCCAAGAATAGGCCGCTTAGAACTGCCCGGAAGGCACCTGCTGCAGGAAATCGTAATAGAACGCTCCTAATCCACGCACATCAGAGGTTATTAAAACTTTAAGAATTATGTTATGAAAGCGGTAATTTCGATGAAGGGGCTGGCATTCCAGAAGGAAGTCGACAAAGACCTGTTTGTAGGCAAAAAAATAGGAGAGAAGATTTCCGGAAACGCGATTGCCGACCTTGGAAATTACGAGTTTGAGATAACCGGCGGAAGCGACAAAGACGGCTTTGCGATGCGAAAAGGCATGCAGGGAGCTGTCAGGAAAAGGGTTTTGGTCGCAACAGGCCCTGGCTACTGCCCAAAGAAAATGGGAATCCGGAGGAGAAAAAGCATCTGCGGCGAGGTCATTTCCGAGAGAATTGCCCAGGTGAACCTGAAGGTCCTCAAGGAAGGAGACAAGAAATTCGACGATTTTATCCCCAAGAAAGACGCCCCTGCCGAGGGTGAAGGGGAGAAGAAAGAATAAGTGCCAAGCGGATTTTTGAATGGACTTTTTAGGATAACGCTATAAGAATCACTCCAAGAACCATCAGAATAGAGCCAATCAGGCGCTCTCGAAGGCAGTTTTCCTTAAGCATGTGGTGGCCAAGAATAACGGTCATGATGTTGCTAGTCCTCTTTATAGAAACCACATATACTACAAGAGCAATGCTCAAAACAGTCATTTGTATAAAGGTCATAAGCCCATGAACAAGCCCAAGTGGCGCCAGCTTTACGGCATTCTGCCTCATATGAGACACGCTTTTCTTTGACAAGATGATGACAAACGGAGTGAGAACCAGGGCGGTAGATAGGTAAAGTGAGAATGTCCAAAAGGCGGGGGAAGAGTTCAGAACACCTATTTTGTCAAAATTTGGGGTAACGCTTATCAAAAATGCAACAACCAACATCATTCTTGGCCCTTTATCATTCAGAACCGCTTTCAGAGGAGCCAAAAGTCCTTTTGAATTTTGGCTTATATTCATGAAATACGAGCCAACGACTATAAACAGCACCCCTACAAGCCCAAAGTACCCCGGAAACTCTCCAAGGATTATGTGAGAAGTCAACAGGAGAAAAAGTGGCGTAAACGAAGTAAAAGGCATCAGAAGGGAAACGTCATAGGTCTTTAGTGCCCTCATCGTAATAAGATACGCTGCCAGGTCTATGAAAACGCAGAGAAACAACGCGGGCCAGAATGCAAACCCTACTGAAGGTATGCCTGATAAGAAAACAAGAACTGCAAGAAGGGGAAGCGCAAAAAAATGCATAGACCAGGTAACGATATATTCGTCTTCCCTTCCCACAGTAGTCTTGCAAAGAATGTCACGGACTGATTTCAGGAAAGCAACGAAAAGGCTTGCAAGGACAAAAAACATAATCTATCTAAACATCAAATTTAATCCCTGAATTCCCCGGGGTCTTGCCACGGGGTTATTTACTAATTAGCCACTAGATAATCCCCTTGCGTATAAGCTCCGGCAGAATCTGGTTTCTAAGCACCGGTGAAAGAATCTCAGGATTGTCCTCCCTGCCAAACCACCTCTGCTCCTCTATTTCAGAAGACGGCTCCGGCTCGCCCTTAATTTCGGCCAGGTACAGCCAAATAGAGATTATGGTGTCCGGCTCGTTTGCGGCCCAGTCCTCAAAAAGCCCAATGTATTTTATCGAGCCGCCCACAACTTCGCACCTATGCTCCTCCTGAATCTCCCGCTTCATGCACTCTTCAGGCGTTTCTCCAGTTTCGGGCTTTCCGCCAGGCAAAAGAAAGAGCTTGGTCCCAGCTTTGCGATTTATGAGAAACTTTTTGCCACGAAGAATTATAAGGCCATGCTTTACAATCTTATTCTGGTTCACCATAAAAATCCTACTGAAAGCATAAGCTTTTTAAGGGCGTTCTGCTAAGCTCCATAACCCCTACCCCCCATTGCTGTTTTCCTTGGGTTTGGCAAAAACCACTAAAACCGCAAGCAGGAAGACGCCCACCAGAGGCAGAATGCTTTCAAAGCCAACCGCGTTACTAAACACGTTAAGCCAGGCCGTCTCACGATAAATTTCTCGGCCCGTACCGCTTTCTCTCACAACAAACTCGAATTCATAACTTCCAATTCTGTCAGCCCGGTTCAGCATGGCCGTCGTATAAGCCGCACGGTACAGGTCCCAGTCACTCGTGGCAGGCAATTCCAAGCTTGTTACCTTGCACCCACTCCCGCAGTCCTCGGACTCGTTTGCAAAATCAACCCAGTTGATGGCGGCAGGGTATTCCTTACACATCATCATAAGATCAACCGGGATTGAGTAATTCTCCTTGTTTAGCGCGCTTATCTCCCAGATTGTGTAATCTCCCTGCCCAAGGCCTGCGCTGGCCATCGGAGGAGATACCTGGAACATGTCAAAAGTGTTTGAGAAGTTCCTGGATTTAGGGTCGGTCTTGTTCTTCTCTTTATCTTCCGGGTCTCCGCCTCTCCACGGAACCCAGCCCTTCTCGGTGCAGATATAGAGCATCTTTATTCCTTCAGCGGTCCAGCCAGTATGGGCAAATGAGCCAAGAGGCACTTTCTCAACAAAGCCGATTTCATCCGCGCTTGGCGCCCGATCGCACTTCAAAACCATGTACTGCCTCCCTTCTGAAGCGTCACTTGGGTAAGTTGGGGCCACCTCCTTCTTTCCGATATACTGAAGGTCGGGAAGGACATTCAGCCACTCAGGGTCCCAGCCGCCTCTTGGAAGATAAGCCTCAACAGGGCAGGCGTAAAGCATAGCGTAGTCGGTTCTTGTTTGAGGTGCAACCCAGGCATCGTTTATCCCGCAGGAGCGATAAGCCATGACCGGGCGGGACTGGGTTTCTTTCGTGAGCTTTCCGTCAAGAAGAATCCTTGCGGTGTCATTCTCAAGGGTAGGTACTGCCTCCATCGGGCCGTACCCTGAAGAAGCTGCCTCATACACTCCAGAGCCAATCCATTTCTCAAGCGCCATGCAGCGGTCCCAGTTGTACATGCACTCAGCCAGGTGCTCGGAGTTAAGCTCGGACATGTTTCCCCATGTCCAGGACTGTGTGCAGTTGTACTCAAACTCAGTATCGAGCGAAATCTGGGTCAGATACTCTTCAGTCAGAAGTATATCAACAGAAACCGTCAGGCGCGCCTTATTCCTGGGAAGCTTATCGACAGACCTGATCCGAAAATCAGTTGTCGTAAATACGGGCTCGTAATCCCCACACCCCCTTACATCAAAAGCTTCAGAAAAGTACCTGCGAATCATTCCCTCCACATTGCTATCCGAAAAAGCTCCGCTATCGGTGAGAACCTCATATATTTCTTCAGTATTGGATGAATTCATTACATAAGCGCTGAAATTCTCATAATCCATTGAAAAAAGCGTGTTTGTGTTTATGTCGATGGTGGTCTGCCTGTCCGAAAGCTCGACCGGAGTCTTCACGCTGTCCATTATCAGGCCCTCAAGGTCAACGCTTGTGCTTATGCCGCACTTTGCCCGAATCAGACCTTCCAGGTCCTCGTCAAGACCGTAATTGGCATAATAAGCGCTCAGGTCATCCGCGCTACAGACTTTCTTTCGATTGATTTCGTTTATCGAAAGCGCGTTTATCACGCAGTTTCGCTTGACCGACAGGTTCATGGCGCAGTCTTCACCCTGGTCCCCGGAAAGGGAAACGCCACCCACAAAGTCAGAGGAATAATAAATATCTCCAACCCTTCCAGCGCTTTCAGGAATTTCACCGGGAAGGTCTTTCCACTGCGCGGCATTTCCGCTCTTAGTGTCTGTAATTTTTTCCAGGGACTCCACAAACTGCCTTCTCCAAGCCCATCCAACATAGCCGTTAAGCGTTGACTCGAGCTGGTATGCTTCCCTGAAGGCAAGCTGGTCGGGTATAACAAACTGCTCAATAAGACCCCGATTTTCGTGAAGGTAATCCAGTGTCCTGTGCTTCGCATAAAGCCCGTATTCCCTTGCAGGAACCCCTCCATAAGCGTCCTTTAGCTCAACGGTAAGGCGCAAAAGAGGAATCCTGTTCAGGCATGCCTCTACATAAGCGGAAAATGTAAGGTCTGTTGACTCTCCGCTCCGAAGTATCGAGTTGCTGGACTTGCCACCAATGCTAAGCTCGTTAAAACTCAGGCCTGACTCCTGGGGGGTGTAAAGCTCTGCCAGTTTTCTTGCGTTCGGGCAAATCCAGCTGGAAGCATCTAAAGAAGTCCAGTTCTGGACACTCCATTTGAAATTTCCAAGGTATTCCGCTCCGCATGGCTCGCTGGTAACCTGAAATGCCCCCTCTGTATCGCATCCCTGAGTCTCCCATTTAGTGCAGGTCCAGGGGTCATCATGGCACTCGACACATTTCTGGATGCAGGTGTACTTTTTTTCGATAAGTGGTTTTGCACAATAAAGAACACTCGTCTTTCCAAAATCACAGCCCTCAAAGTAGTACCTCTGCTGAATAAATGTCTGTGAAGTGTCGGTCTTTGGAAACATGTTTTCACAGGTCTCTGGTGGGTAATAGTGAGGGTCTGCCAAGATAATTCCCGCTGCAAAAAAACTAACTGACGCCAACAAACTAAATGTGAAGGCAGCCAAAATCCGGAAAGAACCCTCTTGTGCACGACTAAAACTCAGGCCCCTCAAAACACCCCCCCTCATTTTTTTGCCTTGAGATACACAAACAGAACAAATGCAACAATAAGCATTATGACCGCAATCAATTTGTAAATCTGATAGGTCTCGTATTCCACTCGCTCAATAGTCTTCTCTATTGCGGCGCAGTCAAGGCAGTCTCCCATTATTTCCTCTTCGGGAGTGCAAACACCATTGTCAAAACAGGCCTCGGCCTGCCTGGAAAGTATCCGCCCGTCATCGGACATAATTAATTCTGAAGAAAGCTCCTTATAAGACTGGTTTACCGAGTCGAAGACTTCTCCTCCTTTGCCAAGCTCAACAGAGAGCACATACTCCTCAAGACCTTCCGGGGGCTTCACGTAAAAGTCAAAGGCCTGCGTTTTGGCAGTAAGGGTCATCGACTCCTTGACAAGATTCGCCACTTCCTTTTCGGCCGAATAAACGCTCAGCTCGAGGTAAGCTCCCGACACGTTTGACTTGTCGGCAGGGCCCACGACGTGGACTCTCACAAGCCCCTGCTCTCCCGGCTCATATCTGCCCTTGAAGTTTTCGACCTCCATTATCGAGCCGGTTTCCCCGGATATTACCGCGCGCACCTCTTTTTCCCCCAGGAAGTCTTCTCCTGAGTAGATTCCAACAATCACCGAGTACGTCCCGGGGCGTGGGGGCTTAAACGCAATGGAGTACCGCCCACTCTCTCCGGATGCCAGGTTTCCAAGATTCTGGCTTAAATCCAGAACAGAGGAAGAAGTGTCAAGCGGCGAATAGCTGGAGACCATCCTGAGCCGGGCAGTAAGTTCAAGTGAAGACTGTGTGGGGTTTTGCAAGCCAAACTCAGCAAAAAGCGTGCTCTGCCTTGGGATTGTTTCGCCAACTGTTCCATAGAGCCGATGCGTCAGGGTCTGCGTAATCCCGGGCGCAATTTCCTGTGTTTCAGAATACCGCAGGTAAAGCCCACCCTCGCTAAATATGATGCCCTTGCCCTTCACGGAAGCGACATCGATTTCAATTTCCCGGAACATGGAAGCAAGGGGGATTCCCGCAGCGCTGATTGCGCCCACCACAACAGTATAGTCACCTCCAAACAAAGCAGAAGGAATTCTGGCGCTTTTGTTCAGGAAGCGAACTTCACCCGGCGCAAGCTCAAGGGGCTCAGCGGACGAGAACACAACCGCACTGTCCGAATTCCTGAGGATTTTCAACTGCAAGACCAGGTCTGTGGCAGGATATCCCGCCCCGTTGACAATCGTGGTCTCGACAGAAATATAATCTCCGGGCGCGTAGACTTCACTATCGAGCTTGAAGCCCTGAAAAAAGAGTCCATGCGACTCTGCCATAGCCGGCAATGCCAAAGTCCCTGCAATTAAGCTTGCCAAAAATGCCAAATGGCATACCCTGCGACAACGCATAAAATATATACTCCTGAATAAATATGGCAATCTGGCTATATGCAAAACTCTGCAACCGCTTCTTCAAATCCATCGGAAGTCAGCACTGAAACAACCCTCCTGGAGCAGGTCTCGCCCCTGCCTTCAAAGCGCGGAACTGAAGTCAGCGCCTCAAGGTAGATGGGTGAGGAGATTTTCTCTTCAAGCCGGTTATAAAAAGGCCCCGCCGTACAGAAATCATGCACAAAATAGTCCGAAGTTAAATAAGCGTAAAACTCCGCCCTTCCTGAAATGTTTGCGACAAAACCCTCCAGCCGCTCATCATAGCAGACCGGCTTTCCGCTGGAATCAAGCACCAGGTCCGCCCCATAGCCGGGAAGAACCACCAACTCATTTTCAGAGTACCCCTCCACCAGAATGACCCTCTTTTCGAAAAGCGCCTTTGGAACTGCGGCAAGGGCATTTTCGAGTTCTGAATCTGCTTGCATTTGCCTTTCGTTGCTAAGCCGCTCCATGTATTCCTGGTTCAGGTAGGCAAATGAGGAAAAAAAGGCGAGCATGAACAGGGAAATGCCAACTGCAAAGTCCAGGTTGATGTTTCCCCTGGAAGTCCTTCCGATAGCCCCCATTTATTTATATTCTTTTGTAATTATGGGAGTTCTTGGAATAAGGTTCACCGAAATTTCAGCAAAATCAGGAAAGTCTGCAAAAGGAGACATACAGGTCTCAACTTCCCTTCCCGCAATCAAGTCCATGAAAAAGATGGAGGTGGGGACAGGAAAGGACAAAAAAGACATAATCCTGATGGAATTCGATTACTCCACAATTTACCAGCCGCTTGACGCAAGAATTGACCTCAAGGGCGAATTGAGCTACCTTACTGAAGAATCCAAAAAGATAATGGACCGCTGGAACAAGGACAAAAAGATGGATGACAAGGTTTCGGTCCCTATCCTGAACCACCTGATTAAGAAGTGCTCAGTTGAATCCATAAAGCTTGCAGACGACCTTCAGCTTCCGGTTCCTGTCAAGCTTCCTGAAATCAGGTCAAAGGAAGAGAAAGCTAAAGGCAAGAAGTAGGTCCCTAATTCGAACTTTGCGTTTCCTCTAAAAAATTGCAATTACTCGATCATCTGAGGGTTAAATTATCAAGGCAAATAATTCCCTCTTCATCCAAACAATCAAAAAAAGTGTGTGAGATCAACCGCATACCTCTCAACACCTCCACAGTAAACGCTCCTCAGAAGTCCCATCTCCTGCCAGGTCTTTATAGTTTGTCTAAGGTTTCCCTGAACATTCCTCCGCTTTTTGCGCTCAAGCAATTCAGAATAGGAAAGAACGGGAAGTTCATCCCCAAAGTCTCCTCCATCATCCTCCAGGAGACGTGTAATGTCACAAGTGCCATGAGGCGACCTTTTACGAAAATACTCTTTCTGGTACTTCAAATAGTCTTCCCTATGCCTTTCGAGGTAATCCTTCTGGTGCGCTCTTCTCCTTTCGGGATTTCTTTGATTCCACTGTCTTTGATACTCATTTCTGTCTCCCGGGGCAACATAGTTGCATACCGTTGACTCAGAAAGCCGGGGTGAAAGCCCCCCAGCAATCTCAGCAAGAGATTTTCCCTCAAGTATGCCTCCAGCAATTTTCTGGGCAGTGCCATAGTCCGGCATCCCCCCAGAAGCCGAACGGGTAATGACTCTCTCTATACGGTCTGCATCCTGAAAGAACCTTGCCGGATACAATGGTCTTGCCATATTATCACCACAATTAAGTAACACTTAATACCTATTTATTCCACAAAAGCAACCTCAGAGCCGCGCATGGAGTAAAGAAGCGTCTTATCCACGACATTGCTTGGGTCACTTGAGTCCTTTACGACATAAGCAGCAGTTATGAACACGGAGGGGGCATTGTTGTAAGGGTTTCCTTCCCTGCAGACCTGCTGGGTTACCTCAAAGACATAGTCATCCCCGGTAATGACTCTTTCCAGGACACCGTTATCCTCGTAAAAATGCTGGCCCGGAACCATCTCAACCACATTCCCGGAGTCAAGGTTTGGCCAGAATTTCATGTTCTGGCAGTACTCGGGGGGAGTCGTGCAGACTTCAACCTTCTTTATGGTGGGGGAGCCAAGAAGCGTGCTTGACGGGATTTCGATTTCCTTTTCCTCAAACTCCGGGCAGCACAGGCCTGAAGCATTGATTGTCCAGTTCAGGACGAGGTTTTCGTTTCCGGCAGCAGAGCAGCTAATCTCTGGGGTTTCAAGAACTGCGCGCTCTGCAGGGTCATCCATCCGCTTCAGGAGTTGGTTTCTTTCAAAAGTGCTAAGCTCAGTATTACCAATAACTGCAATATCAGTCCCAAGATCCAGCCGCCATTCACCAGGTATCTTCAGTTCCCTGGGAAATATCTCATCATAGCTCACATCCCCCGAAGAATCATAGAGGACTCTGGACACGTTTACCCTTATGTTCGGCAGGCATTCGCTCATTCTTTTGTTTGACGGGTAAATGGCGTCATAAGCATTCTGGCACAAGAAAAGCCCGCTATCGACTGGCACGTCCTCAAGGTACCAGGGTGAGCAAAATCCCCAGGCGTCTTTTGAGCAGGTAGAGCACTTGTGGGCAACGCAGCTAAGGCCAGTGCACTGCCTAGAATTGTCGCATTCCCCAACAGCATTCCACCCGGCGCACGCGGAAGCTGAAGCATAGTAGTCTGACTCGGACAGGTCTGAAAATCCCCGGTCAACAAGCTTGCTGGACTCGACAACGATATAGCGGACATCTATCGCGTCCTCCGGCAGGTTTCGGTACAGGTCTATCATGCTCTTGGCAAACTCACAGGCATCCTTTCTTGGAAGCTTGTCTTTTTCAAGGCATTCGGAAGCAGTATTTACGTCCACCATGAAGCCCCCTGGCCCGGGCAGTTTGCAGGCCCAGTGCGAATAAATATTGTCGCAGGTATATTCTCCGCTGGGCTTTGTGAGGTACTCACAGGAAATCTCGCAGTCCTGAACGTTTTTCTTCAAAAACCACCACGGCCCGCCCTCATTGCACCGAAGCTTGCAAAATTCCATCTCATTTGTTGCTGTCCAGGACTTGCGGGCGCTCTCGACTTTGAGGTAATATTGATAACGCCCAAGAAGGTCTTTAGAGTACCCGGGAAGCCATGTCCTGACAGATGCGGTTTTGGGGCTGCAAAGCTTCTCTGAAAGCTGACCCTCGGTGTAAATGTAGTCGGGAATTCTCGTAACAAGCGGGCATTCTTCCCCATTATTCTTCCTGTATACGGAGAGCACGTTCAGCCCCATCATATTGCCGGTGCCATATGCAGGGTCATCGACTTCGGTTCTTTCAAAACCCCAGTTGAAGCCGCAGGAGGCATAAACTTTTTTGCTTTCCCACCAAACCCTTCTTCCAACCCCAAAAAAGTCAAAGAAGCTCACCAAAAAACGCTTATATGCTTCAACGGTCTTAGAATATACGCTTTCGCTTACCTCAGTTGCCCCCTCGTTTACTATGCACCCTTCAGGATACGAGCCAAGCGGGTAATATGCCTCGGCTTGGCCAAGCACCCCAACTCGATAGATTCCATCCCGAAGGCGGGTTGCAAGGTTCGTTGTAGTGGAAACCTTTAGCTCTGCAGGGCGCACATCAGCACCCTTGACAAATGTAGGAAGCTGGCACTGGGCAAGTATTGCATTATAGCTTGTCATGTCTTTTGCGTATTCCCCCCCGTCGCCTCCTTCTTCGTAGTAATCCCCAGTCCCGAAAAATGACCTCAGGTAGCGGGAAGTCCTTGGAAGCT
The sequence above is drawn from the Candidatus Aenigmatarchaeota archaeon genome and encodes:
- a CDS encoding EamA family transporter, which codes for MFFVLASLFVAFLKSVRDILCKTTVGREDEYIVTWSMHFFALPLLAVLVFLSGIPSVGFAFWPALFLCVFIDLAAYLITMRALKTYDVSLLMPFTSFTPLFLLLTSHIILGEFPGYFGLVGVLFIVVGSYFMNISQNSKGLLAPLKAVLNDKGPRMMLVVAFLISVTPNFDKIGVLNSSPAFWTFSLYLSTALVLTPFVIILSKKSVSHMRQNAVKLAPLGLVHGLMTFIQMTVLSIALVVYVVSIKRTSNIMTVILGHHMLKENCLRERLIGSILMVLGVILIALS
- a CDS encoding NUDIX domain-containing protein codes for the protein MAMGDEILVVSRDKLLGGMAFEGFLPIESHDFCPEILGKFEYRTRTKELETDDSWQQPIPYVWVVSLGRKEVFLYVRSRTGGEGRLFDKYSGGVGGHIDKSTEELSENPLLSAMMRELKEEVKMEAYPNPRIIGFINFNDLVEAVHFGVVALADTDGEVSPLEDMAEGRFYSLEEAEKILSNPANDVERWTLASWPKVKEILEKC
- a CDS encoding 30S ribosomal protein S6e, whose translation is MKAVISMKGLAFQKEVDKDLFVGKKIGEKISGNAIADLGNYEFEITGGSDKDGFAMRKGMQGAVRKRVLVATGPGYCPKKMGIRRRKSICGEVISERIAQVNLKVLKEGDKKFDDFIPKKDAPAEGEGEKKE
- a CDS encoding NUDIX domain-containing protein → MVNQNKIVKHGLIILRGKKFLINRKAGTKLFLLPGGKPETGETPEECMKREIQEEHRCEVVGGSIKYIGLFEDWAANEPDTIISIWLYLAEIKGEPEPSSEIEEQRWFGREDNPEILSPVLRNQILPELIRKGII